Below is a window of Caballeronia insecticola DNA.
TGGCCACGGCATCGAGCGTTGGCCGTGGTCACACGCTCCGACGCTTACCGGCGACCCGCCCGAAGGCATGGCGGCGGCAAGCCGGCGGATGCGGCTCACGGTGCTGCGAGAGGCTGGCGAAACGAAACAAACAGCGGCCGGTTGGTCGGGCGGGATGCCCGTCGGCTCGAATATGTCCTCCCGCACGGCGCGTGATGCTGCGCGCCCTTTCGTCACGCGTTTAGCGTGGCGCGCGGCTCGCGTGCCCACATTGCGGGCTGCGGCGCGCAAGGGTCCTGTCGTGCGGCGGCGAACGTCAATTTAGCCCAGCGCGGCCATTAGCGCAAAGCATTTAACGACGCGCCCGCCCGCGAAGCCGCGCGCACGCAACAGCCGGGGTGGCCGCTACACGTGGCTGTCACACTCGGCGGCGATCCGAAGGCCGATCGAACTCATGTACCATCGACGCCATGCCGCCCGCCCGGACGCGCTCCTGCAGGCGTTCGCACACCGCGACCGGGTAAGCTCGCGCGCCTTACGTTTCAAGACTACACACCAGATGACCCAGCCTTCAGGACCCAATCCCGGACCTAATCCCGGACCCAACTCCGGACCCAATCCGGGACCTAAGCCGGAACAGAGCCCCGACCCGGAAATCCGCTCGCGCCGCAAGCCGCAGCAGAAGATCGTCGCGCGTTTCGTCGCGATTTCCTGGCGCGATCTGGCGCTCACCGTCGGTCCGATCCTGCTTGTCTGCGCCGCCGCGCTCTACCTCGCCGTGCGGCTGATCCAGCCCGCGCCGCCGAACACGCTGACGATCGCCGCCGGCCCCAAAGGCAGTTCGTTCTGGACGAACGCGCAAAAATACAAGGCGATTCTCGCGCGCAACCGCATCACGCTGAACGTGCTGGAAACGCAAGGCTCGCTCGACAACCTCACGCGCCTCGAAAACCCGAAATCGGACGTCGATGTCGGTTTCGTGCAAGGCGGCATGACCACGCCCGGTACGACCCACGACAACCTCGAATCGCTCGGCAGCGTGTCGTACGTGCCGCTCGCCGTGTTCTATCGTGGCGCGACGGTCGTGAACCGGCTCTCGGAACTCAAAGGCAAACGGCTCGCGATCGGCGCGGAAGGCAGCGGCTCGCGCGTGCTCGCGCTCACGCTGCTGAAGGCGAACGGCATCGAACCCGGCGGCGACACGCAACTGCTGCCGCTCGCCGGCGACGAAGCCGCGAAGGCGCTCGAAGCCGGCCAAATCGACGCCGCGTTCCTCGCCGGCGACTCCGCCCAGCCGCCGACGATGGCCAAGCTCCTGCGCACGCCGGGCATCCGCTTCATGGATTTCGCCCAAGCCGATGCCTACGCGCGCCGCTTTCCCTATCTCACCGAAATCGAACTGCCGATGGGCGCCTTCGATTTCGCCCGCAACCTGCCGCCGCGCCCGGTCCATATGATCGCGCCGACCGCCGAACTGGTCGCGCGCGACAGCCTGCATCCGGCGCTGTCGGACCTGCTGATCGAAGCCGCGCGCGAAGTGCACGCCCGCGCCAACCTGTTGCAGCGGGCCAACGAGTTCCCGGCGCCGCTCGCGCACGAATTCCGCATCAGCGACAACGCCGAACGATATTACAAATCCGGCAAGAGCTTCCTGTACCGCACGCTGCCGTTCTGGGTCGCGAGCCTCGCGGATCGTGTGCTCGTCATTCTGGTGCCGCTGATCGTGGTGCTGATTCCGGGCCTGCGGCTGGTGCCGGGGCTGTACCGGTGGCGCGTGAAATCGCGCATCTATCGCTGGTATGGCGCGCTCATTGCAATAGAGCGGGAAGCGATCAGCGGTCCGGACATCGCGCAGCGCGACGCCCTGCTCGACCGTATCGACGCGATCGAGACGGCCGTGAATCGCATGAAGATGCCGCTCTCGTTCGCCGATCAGTTCTACGTGCTGCGCGAGCACATCGGTTTCGTGCGGGAGCGGCTCGCGCATGCGCCGGCTGCAGCGGCTACGGCGGCTGCGGCGGGCCAGAACATGGCGCAAACGGTCGCATCTGCTGACGCTTTGCGGGCAGACACGGAACAAGGCAGCACGTAATATCTGAAGGACGGGCGGACGCCGCGCGAAGACGCCGCCTCCGCCGATGCACGACACGGCCGCACCGCAACTCGAACAACAGATTAAACCGGGCGCCCGCGGCGCGGGACGAGCCAGGGAAATTCAGGGAGAAGAGAACATGAGTGTCTTGCATTCGACCAGCCCCGGTCACCCGTATTTTTTCTTCGACTTCATTTCGCCGTTTTCGTATTTGCTGCTGGAACAACACGAAAAATGGCCGGACATGCCGTTCGAACTCGTGCCGGTCCAGTTGATGAAGCTGCTCGACCGCTGGGGCCAGCCGCACGCCGCGACAATCCCGTCGAAGCGCGTCTTCACGTACCGGCACGCGCTGTTCCGCGCGGAACAACTGGGCATTCCGTTCCGCATGCCGCCCGCGCATCCGTTCGATCCGAGCAAGGCGCTGCGGCTCGCCGTGTTGGCGAACGCCGAGATTGCCTGCGTGCGCGAAATCTTCCGCTACATCTGGCGCGAAGGGCGCGATCCCGCGACGCCGGAGGGTTTTCGCGGGCTGTGCGAGCACGTCGGCATTCCGGACGCCGTCGCGCGCGTGGAAGACGAGGACACCAAGGCGAAGCTGCGCGACAACAACGACCGCGCCGTCGCGATGGGCGTGTTCGGCGTGCCGACCTTCATCGTCAACGATCAGATCTTCTGGGGCGAAGACACCCTGCCGATGGTGCTGTACGTCGCGCGCTCGCCGAACTGGCTCGACGGCGCGGAAGTGAAACGCATCAGCGCCTTGCCGATCGCGCCCCGCGACGCGGATTTCGCCTGAAAAAACCGTCCGGGCGACGCGCCTATCCCATAAATAGCGCGCGCGCTATGGCGTCAAAAAGCGATACGCGGTTAACTTCGGTTCAGGCTGCGTGATATTTCGTCGACTCGGGCGCTTGAGGCGTGCGGGCGATGACGCGCGCGGCCTCCGGCGACATCGGGCAAGCGTTGTCGGCCTGACCGAACTCATCCGCTCGACTCATGAACGAATCCGCCGACTCACTCGATATCTGGCTCATCCGTGTGCTGCGCACGCTGTTGCAGGAGCGCAGCGTCACGCAGACCGCGCAACGGCTGAACCAGACGCAGCCGGCCATCAGCACCGCGCTGCGGCGCCTGCGCGAGATCCTGAACGATCCGATTCTCGTGCGCGGCAAGCAGGGCATGGTGCCGACCGAGTACGGCGAATCGCTGCTCGCGCCCGCCCAGCGCGCGCTGCGTGAAGTCGAATTCGTCGCGACGCCGCACGGCGATTTCGACGCGGCCAGTTCGCGCCGCACGTTCCGCGTGGCGGCGCCCGATTATCTGAACGATTTCTTCATGCCGACGCTCGTCGCGGCCTTCCGCGACGCGGCGCCGAACGCACGCCTCGAAATCGAGTCGCTGACGCCGACGCGCGATCACGAACGCATGCTCGACGAAGGCGAGATCGACCTGATGGTCGCCAACTGGACGAAGCCGGAGCCGCGCTTCGAACGTCAGGATCTTTTCAGCGATGTTTTCGTCTGCCTGATGCGCGCGAATCATCCGCTCGCCCGCGAGCCGATGACCATCGAACGCTACGCGCTCGCCGCGCATCTCGCGCCGACGCCGTATAGCGGCGGCAGGCGTCATCCGATCGATGTCGGGCTGGTGCGCGCGGGCATCCGGCGGCGCATCGTCGCGACGATTCCGTAC
It encodes the following:
- a CDS encoding TAXI family TRAP transporter solute-binding subunit, whose amino-acid sequence is MTQPSGPNPGPNPGPNSGPNPGPKPEQSPDPEIRSRRKPQQKIVARFVAISWRDLALTVGPILLVCAAALYLAVRLIQPAPPNTLTIAAGPKGSSFWTNAQKYKAILARNRITLNVLETQGSLDNLTRLENPKSDVDVGFVQGGMTTPGTTHDNLESLGSVSYVPLAVFYRGATVVNRLSELKGKRLAIGAEGSGSRVLALTLLKANGIEPGGDTQLLPLAGDEAAKALEAGQIDAAFLAGDSAQPPTMAKLLRTPGIRFMDFAQADAYARRFPYLTEIELPMGAFDFARNLPPRPVHMIAPTAELVARDSLHPALSDLLIEAAREVHARANLLQRANEFPAPLAHEFRISDNAERYYKSGKSFLYRTLPFWVASLADRVLVILVPLIVVLIPGLRLVPGLYRWRVKSRIYRWYGALIAIEREAISGPDIAQRDALLDRIDAIETAVNRMKMPLSFADQFYVLREHIGFVRERLAHAPAAAATAAAAGQNMAQTVASADALRADTEQGST
- a CDS encoding LysR family transcriptional regulator, with amino-acid sequence MNESADSLDIWLIRVLRTLLQERSVTQTAQRLNQTQPAISTALRRLREILNDPILVRGKQGMVPTEYGESLLAPAQRALREVEFVATPHGDFDAASSRRTFRVAAPDYLNDFFMPTLVAAFRDAAPNARLEIESLTPTRDHERMLDEGEIDLMVANWTKPEPRFERQDLFSDVFVCLMRANHPLAREPMTIERYALAAHLAPTPYSGGRRHPIDVGLVRAGIRRRIVATIPYFGLVPQVLLQSDLIFTAPRRFAQHYAAMLPLAVLDSPVPFPRIKCYQLSLPQPDQPTDVAWLRTLISQVSDTLTRKKSVAELSGDAAESTEVGEIAK
- a CDS encoding 2-hydroxychromene-2-carboxylate isomerase, with the protein product MSVLHSTSPGHPYFFFDFISPFSYLLLEQHEKWPDMPFELVPVQLMKLLDRWGQPHAATIPSKRVFTYRHALFRAEQLGIPFRMPPAHPFDPSKALRLAVLANAEIACVREIFRYIWREGRDPATPEGFRGLCEHVGIPDAVARVEDEDTKAKLRDNNDRAVAMGVFGVPTFIVNDQIFWGEDTLPMVLYVARSPNWLDGAEVKRISALPIAPRDADFA